In bacterium, a genomic segment contains:
- a CDS encoding BON domain-containing protein, whose product MKRTMLLALLASFAASTAWAEGSTIKAGPAPDNSAINARDTQGGPLTPENQSNKLEDRELTRKIRQSVMTEAGLSMTAKNIKIITIDGVVTLRGPVNTAQERDQIVARALALAGNGNVNNLIEVKTQ is encoded by the coding sequence ATGAAAAGGACAATGTTGCTGGCTCTGCTGGCGAGCTTCGCCGCGAGCACGGCCTGGGCGGAAGGTTCGACCATTAAGGCCGGCCCGGCTCCCGACAATTCGGCGATCAACGCCCGCGACACCCAAGGCGGTCCGCTGACCCCGGAGAATCAGTCCAACAAACTCGAAGACCGGGAGCTGACCCGTAAAATCCGGCAATCCGTCATGACGGAGGCGGGGCTTTCGATGACGGCTAAAAACATCAAGATCATCACCATCGACGGAGTGGTGACCTTGCGGGGACCGGTCAACACCGCTCAGGAGCGGGACCAAATCGTCGCCCGCGCCTTGGCCCTGGCCGGCAACGGCAATGTCAACAACCTGATTGAAGTGAAGACCCAATGA
- a CDS encoding response regulator transcription factor, protein MSSKFSNSKKKTRILVVDDHPIVRQGFAQLINSEEDLEMVAEAGDFSEAMDALRQHQPDFAIVDVSLKGGNGIDLTKAMLAESPKLPILIISMHDEGLYVERVLRAGARGYLMKQEATEQVIGAIRKILKGELYVSDRMGEALIQKFVSGQPSTDSPLENFSDRELEVMQLVGQGRGTRQIAEELHVSVKTIESHYAKIKEKLNLKTANELIQYAVKWFHSDT, encoded by the coding sequence ATGTCGAGCAAATTCTCGAATTCCAAGAAGAAGACTCGAATCCTGGTGGTCGACGATCATCCGATCGTCCGCCAGGGCTTTGCTCAATTGATCAATTCCGAGGAAGACTTGGAGATGGTCGCCGAAGCCGGCGATTTCTCGGAAGCCATGGACGCCCTTCGCCAGCACCAGCCCGATTTCGCCATCGTCGACGTCTCGTTGAAAGGCGGCAACGGCATCGACCTCACCAAGGCGATGTTGGCGGAGAGCCCCAAGCTGCCGATCCTCATCATCTCGATGCACGACGAAGGTCTCTACGTCGAGCGGGTGCTCCGAGCCGGAGCCCGGGGCTATCTTATGAAGCAGGAAGCGACCGAGCAAGTGATCGGAGCCATCCGCAAGATCCTCAAAGGCGAGCTTTACGTCAGCGACCGGATGGGCGAGGCCCTGATCCAGAAATTCGTCTCGGGTCAGCCCTCGACCGATTCGCCCTTAGAGAATTTCAGCGACCGCGAGCTTGAGGTGATGCAATTGGTCGGCCAAGGCCGCGGCACCCGCCAAATCGCCGAGGAGCTCCACGTCAGCGTCAAGACCATCGAATCGCACTATGCCAAGATCAAGGAAAAGCTGAACCTCAAAACCGCCAACGAGCTGATCCAATACGCCGTGAAATGGTTCCACTCCGACACCTAG
- a CDS encoding CsbD family protein, translating to MNWDQIEGNWKQFKGKIREKWGRLTDDELESIAGSKDRLVGALQQKYGVAKEEAERQLREWQDKERF from the coding sequence ATGAATTGGGATCAAATCGAAGGAAACTGGAAACAGTTCAAAGGCAAGATCCGCGAGAAATGGGGCCGGCTCACCGACGACGAGCTGGAATCCATCGCCGGAAGCAAGGATCGATTGGTCGGCGCCCTCCAGCAGAAATACGGAGTAGCCAAGGAGGAGGCCGAGCGCCAGCTGCGCGAGTGGCAGGACAAGGAGAGGTTTTAA
- a CDS encoding serine/threonine-protein kinase has translation MLQIPERASDASPTTLTSGSLQRNLLIYYAVGASIFLIAVAALRLSPLPEAAQGTTFPSMDKYVQGTFIALPVFFIAAALLTLLHIGHNRVLLIWDALFSSLVLLALSFVLLALQPGRTLIYPFLFLLLLHAALVPRQIWVQACLSVVAICAFLAGRVASLAFLSENQQAYLGVGDGGYWRNLALGALFLGVSAGLLLYIVRSLERGRRALCEERRFGNYIIEDYLGTGGMGKVYRARHISMLRPTALKIMEPKNEDLTRAILRFEREVKLSATLCHPNTITIYDFGRCDDLTYYYAMELLSGLDLQRMIERFGPLTASRSVHILKQVCGSLSEAHRKGIVHRDIKPSNIFLSVSGGVFDFVKVLDFGLAKEIAQDPKGLTSTDAFLGTPSYVAPEMILDREKVDGRTDIYMLGCVAYWMLTGHPPFEGRSNAQVLVEHVNDLPKWPSDRAEQEIPADLERIVMRCLEKEMAERYRDTEELCLALETIEPQIPWNQGQARDWWNRHLPLGDSDLRQAPPAA, from the coding sequence ATGCTGCAGATTCCGGAACGTGCCAGCGACGCTTCGCCGACGACCTTGACGTCCGGATCGCTGCAACGAAATCTCTTGATCTATTACGCCGTCGGGGCCTCAATCTTCCTGATCGCTGTCGCCGCCCTCCGACTTTCGCCTCTGCCGGAAGCCGCCCAAGGAACCACTTTCCCTTCGATGGACAAGTATGTTCAAGGAACCTTCATCGCCCTCCCGGTCTTCTTCATTGCCGCCGCTCTGCTGACCCTGCTTCATATCGGTCACAATCGAGTCTTGCTGATTTGGGACGCACTCTTTTCCTCCTTGGTCCTCTTGGCATTGAGCTTCGTCCTGCTCGCGCTTCAGCCGGGAAGGACCCTGATCTATCCTTTTTTATTCCTGCTCCTGCTCCATGCCGCCCTGGTTCCGCGCCAAATTTGGGTCCAAGCTTGTTTAAGCGTGGTGGCGATCTGCGCGTTTCTGGCCGGACGGGTGGCGTCCTTGGCCTTTCTTTCCGAGAACCAACAGGCTTACTTGGGGGTTGGGGATGGAGGTTATTGGCGAAACCTGGCCTTGGGCGCTCTGTTTTTGGGGGTCAGCGCCGGTCTGCTGCTTTATATCGTCCGAAGCCTGGAGCGGGGCCGGCGGGCCCTTTGTGAAGAGCGGCGTTTCGGGAACTATATCATCGAGGATTATCTCGGGACCGGCGGCATGGGCAAGGTTTACCGCGCCCGCCACATCTCGATGCTTCGCCCCACCGCCCTGAAGATCATGGAGCCCAAGAACGAGGACCTGACCCGAGCCATCCTTCGATTCGAGCGGGAAGTGAAGCTCTCGGCGACGCTTTGTCACCCCAACACCATCACCATCTATGACTTCGGGCGCTGCGACGATTTGACCTACTATTACGCGATGGAGCTACTCTCCGGCTTGGACCTCCAGCGGATGATCGAGCGGTTCGGACCGCTGACCGCCTCGCGGTCGGTCCATATCTTGAAACAGGTCTGCGGCTCGCTTTCCGAGGCCCACCGCAAAGGCATCGTCCACCGCGACATCAAGCCCTCGAACATCTTCCTCAGCGTCTCGGGCGGCGTCTTCGATTTCGTCAAGGTCCTGGATTTCGGCTTGGCCAAGGAGATCGCGCAGGACCCCAAGGGCCTGACCTCGACCGATGCCTTCCTCGGCACCCCGAGCTATGTCGCGCCCGAGATGATCCTCGATCGGGAGAAAGTCGACGGACGGACCGACATCTATATGTTGGGCTGCGTGGCCTATTGGATGCTGACCGGTCATCCGCCCTTCGAGGGCCGCAGCAACGCCCAGGTTCTGGTCGAGCACGTCAACGACCTCCCGAAGTGGCCCAGCGACCGCGCCGAGCAGGAGATCCCGGCGGATTTGGAGCGAATCGTGATGCGCTGCCTGGAGAAGGAGATGGCCGAGCGCTATCGGGACACCGAGGAGCTTTGCCTGGCCTTGGAGACCATCGAGCCGCAGATCCCCT
- a CDS encoding DUF1328 family protein: MLSWSIVFFIIAIVAAVFGFTGIAAGAASIAKILFFIFLILFVLSLIIPRFRGPPPV, translated from the coding sequence ATGTTATCCTGGTCTATTGTTTTCTTCATCATCGCCATCGTCGCGGCGGTTTTCGGCTTCACCGGCATCGCGGCCGGAGCGGCGTCGATCGCTAAAATATTATTCTTCATATTTCTGATTCTCTTTGTGCTTTCGCTCATCATTCCGCGCTTCCGCGGTCCACCGCCGGTTTAA
- a CDS encoding PAS domain S-box protein: MSSLLSTSVFRIPLTGRVAWLRYFVALLAVGFAMLARLGLEHYWGDQFSPFAFFYVAVMISAWYGGLWPGLLTMAAAVLISIYYAPIAGRFDIHRSTDLVRLGLFLFNATLICLLIENLHRSLIRHNLTARELIGSQKRIRSILESVQGCFFSLDPKENFLHINKDCEKYLHGDYRRFVGKPLWEAFPGWRGTAFEAKLAEAQKRGQAIEFEFYDPQNDLWLEVHIAPALETGASVHFYDISSRKRAEQDLMESEERFRKIADQAPVMIWTTDEHGARNYVNQPWLNFRGRKAEEELGRGWEEGVHPLDLATTRKIFGDAFAERRSFRKEYRWKRHDGVYRWMVSSGTPRFDSHGKFIGYVGSAMDITETRQTLKERESFLRRHNEILISLAKKQQFADFKGRVREIAEAAAGGLEVGRSSIWFFGSDRAKLHCLDLFERPSGLHRQISDLDVAKYPVYFESLERYRTIAADNAAEDPRTQEFDETYLKPAGIVSMLDAPIRHHGRTIGVLCNEATAEPRVWTLEEQAFAASLADMLALAVEERDRSAAEEALKESEQRLRRDLEDRKLRERRQATEYAVTQLLSSDPLLSAAIPRILATICEGLGWDLGVFWEIPDGRSLQSSEVWARDPGRFPDFIQTTLKTHLGIGEGLPGRAWMSGRSLWFEDLAAEDCSRKSEALAEGLKSAVAFPVHFGEELLGIFEFYSTARQASDDRKLEMFEVIGSEIGQFIERKRAEEELRLSQQHLSLAMQSARMGYWSWDLKSNRLITSENLEFFHGKKEEVFGGNLKDFIACVHPDDREMVWRTFERAMLERSDYYLEFRSVWPDGSVHWINARGQIFYDEDREPDQMIGLGIDITERKQAEAELEAANTLLEKRVELRTAELARANQSLQAEIRERQNVEREALEIVQKEQMRFSAQLHDGLCQSLAGTMMLAKASVQKLEKQKVGEVDELKNVIELINQSVGEARDLARGLFPVELEANSLMLSLKSLTARIEQLFGVTCEFDCPVPILVGDNMIATHLYRIAQEAINNAIHHGKAKRMKLSLLERENRLLLQLIDDGIGISQDFNFSAGIGLHIMKYRARMMDGELRFETRAEGTVFSCEVPMPPESFVKAQ, translated from the coding sequence ATGTCCAGCTTACTCAGTACTTCGGTTTTCCGAATCCCCTTGACCGGCAGGGTAGCCTGGCTCCGTTATTTCGTCGCGCTCCTGGCGGTTGGTTTCGCCATGCTCGCACGGCTCGGGCTGGAGCATTACTGGGGAGACCAATTTTCACCTTTCGCCTTCTTCTACGTCGCGGTCATGATCTCGGCTTGGTACGGCGGATTGTGGCCGGGACTCTTGACGATGGCCGCCGCGGTTTTAATTTCGATTTATTACGCCCCGATCGCCGGCCGCTTCGATATCCACCGCAGCACCGACTTGGTGCGACTGGGCCTGTTCCTCTTCAATGCGACCTTGATTTGCCTGCTGATCGAGAACCTCCATCGGTCCTTGATCCGCCACAACCTCACCGCCCGCGAGCTGATCGGGTCGCAAAAGCGGATTCGGTCGATTTTGGAGAGCGTCCAGGGTTGCTTCTTCAGCTTGGATCCGAAGGAGAATTTCCTGCATATCAACAAAGATTGCGAAAAGTATCTGCACGGAGATTACCGGCGATTCGTCGGCAAACCGCTCTGGGAAGCCTTCCCCGGCTGGAGGGGCACCGCTTTCGAAGCCAAGCTCGCCGAGGCTCAAAAGCGCGGCCAAGCGATCGAGTTCGAGTTTTACGATCCGCAGAATGACCTCTGGCTCGAGGTTCACATCGCGCCGGCTCTCGAGACCGGGGCCAGCGTTCACTTCTACGACATCAGCTCGCGCAAGCGGGCCGAGCAGGATTTGATGGAAAGCGAAGAGCGATTCCGCAAGATCGCCGACCAGGCTCCGGTCATGATCTGGACCACCGACGAGCACGGGGCCCGCAATTACGTCAACCAGCCTTGGCTGAATTTCCGCGGCCGGAAAGCCGAGGAGGAGCTGGGCCGCGGCTGGGAAGAGGGCGTCCATCCCCTCGATTTGGCCACAACCCGGAAGATCTTCGGCGACGCCTTCGCCGAGCGGCGGAGCTTTCGCAAGGAGTACCGCTGGAAGCGCCACGACGGCGTCTATCGCTGGATGGTCAGCAGCGGCACGCCGCGATTCGATTCCCATGGAAAATTCATCGGTTACGTCGGTTCGGCGATGGACATCACCGAGACTCGCCAGACTTTGAAGGAACGGGAATCCTTTCTCCGCCGGCACAATGAAATCCTGATCAGCCTCGCCAAGAAACAGCAATTCGCCGATTTCAAAGGAAGGGTGCGGGAGATCGCCGAAGCCGCCGCCGGCGGCCTCGAGGTCGGCCGCAGCTCGATTTGGTTCTTCGGTTCCGACCGGGCCAAGCTGCATTGCCTGGATTTGTTCGAGCGCCCAAGCGGACTGCATCGTCAGATTTCCGATCTCGATGTCGCCAAATATCCGGTTTACTTCGAAAGTCTGGAAAGGTACCGCACCATCGCCGCCGATAACGCCGCCGAGGATCCCCGAACCCAGGAGTTCGACGAAACCTATCTCAAGCCGGCCGGCATCGTCTCGATGCTCGATGCCCCGATCCGGCACCATGGCCGAACCATCGGGGTGCTTTGCAACGAGGCGACCGCCGAGCCCCGAGTCTGGACCTTGGAAGAGCAGGCCTTCGCGGCGTCGTTGGCCGACATGCTGGCATTGGCGGTGGAGGAAAGGGATCGAAGCGCGGCCGAGGAAGCGCTGAAGGAGAGCGAACAACGGTTGCGCCGCGACCTCGAGGACCGCAAGCTCCGGGAGCGCCGGCAGGCCACCGAGTATGCGGTCACTCAGCTCTTGTCGAGCGATCCGCTGCTCTCAGCCGCGATTCCGAGAATTTTGGCGACGATTTGCGAAGGCCTCGGCTGGGACCTCGGCGTTTTCTGGGAAATCCCCGATGGCCGCTCCCTCCAATCCAGCGAGGTTTGGGCGAGAGATCCCGGCCGCTTCCCCGACTTCATCCAGACGACCCTCAAGACCCATCTCGGGATCGGGGAGGGGCTTCCGGGCCGGGCATGGATGTCGGGACGCTCGCTATGGTTCGAAGATTTGGCGGCCGAGGACTGCTCGCGAAAAAGCGAGGCTCTCGCCGAAGGTCTGAAGTCGGCGGTGGCCTTCCCGGTTCATTTCGGCGAAGAGCTGTTGGGAATCTTCGAGTTCTACAGCACCGCCCGTCAAGCGTCGGACGACCGCAAGCTCGAGATGTTCGAGGTGATCGGCAGCGAGATCGGCCAATTCATCGAAAGAAAGCGGGCCGAAGAGGAGCTTCGTCTCAGCCAGCAGCACCTCAGCTTGGCCATGCAGTCGGCGCGGATGGGTTATTGGTCCTGGGATCTGAAGTCGAACCGGCTGATCACTTCGGAAAACTTGGAATTCTTCCATGGAAAGAAGGAAGAGGTTTTCGGCGGCAACCTCAAGGATTTCATCGCCTGCGTCCATCCCGACGACCGCGAAATGGTGTGGAGAACCTTCGAGCGGGCGATGCTCGAGCGCAGCGATTACTACCTCGAGTTCCGGAGCGTTTGGCCCGACGGCAGCGTTCATTGGATCAACGCCCGGGGCCAGATCTTCTACGACGAGGATCGCGAGCCCGATCAGATGATCGGCTTGGGCATCGACATCACCGAGCGGAAGCAGGCCGAGGCCGAGCTCGAAGCCGCCAACACTCTGCTGGAGAAAAGGGTCGAGCTGCGGACCGCCGAGCTGGCCCGGGCCAATCAAAGCTTGCAGGCCGAAATCCGGGAGCGGCAGAATGTGGAGCGCGAGGCCCTCGAGATCGTCCAAAAGGAGCAAATGCGCTTCTCGGCCCAGCTTCATGATGGCTTGTGTCAAAGTCTGGCCGGGACCATGATGCTGGCCAAGGCTTCAGTCCAGAAGTTGGAAAAACAAAAGGTGGGGGAGGTCGACGAGCTCAAGAACGTGATCGAGCTGATCAACCAATCGGTCGGCGAGGCCCGCGATCTGGCCCGGGGACTCTTTCCGGTGGAGCTGGAAGCCAATTCCCTGATGCTGAGCCTGAAGAGCCTCACCGCCAGGATTGAGCAGCTTTTCGGGGTGACTTGCGAATTCGACTGCCCGGTCCCCATCTTGGTGGGCGACAACATGATTGCCACTCACCTTTACCGCATCGCCCAAGAGGCGATCAACAACGCGATCCATCACGGCAAGGCCAAGCGCATGAAATTAAGCCTGCTCGAGCGCGAGAATCGGCTATTATTGCAATTGATTGACGACGGCATCGGCATCAGCCAAGACTTTAACTTTAGCGCCGGCATCGGCCTGCATATCATGAAATACCGGGCTCGCATGATGGACGGCGAGCTCCGCTTCGAGACTCGGGCCGAGGGCACGGTTTTCAGCTGTGAGGTTCCGATGCCGCCGGAGAGCTTCGTCAAGGCTCAGTGA
- a CDS encoding FAD-dependent oxidoreductase — MRADSGISNSPWQPVKGRFERLSRDISADVCVIGAGIAGISCAYQLHRRGRSVVVLDDGEIAGGETGRTTAHLTSAIDDRYVELERLHGVQGARLAAESHSQAIDAIEHIVHEENIGCEFMRVDGYLFNPPGGDPKSLRQECEAAQRAGLTAVELVSRAPWAGFDTGPALRFSNQAQFNPTKYLQGLVERLSADGVRFFVRTHVSDVKGGRPALAVTRDGVTVSAGAIIVATNTPFNDWVAVHTKQAAYRTYAIAAPIPPAALPRALYWDTADPYHYVRRQSHPDKPGVELILVGGEDHKTGQAEDPEDRYRVLEEWSRRRFPEMGPVEFRWSGQVIEPVDGVAFIGPDPTGEENVYIVTGDSGMGMTHGTIAGILLSSLIVGRAHPWLKLYDPARKSLRSLGRFLQENLNVALQYTDWLRGGEVDSVSEIRPGEGAICRRGLSKIAVYRDPAGKFFSCSAACPHLGAVVSWNSAEKTWDCPAHGSRFDPYGRVLNGPAERNLSAVHWGPKKGSKNEKDNVAGSAGELRREHGLGGRFDH; from the coding sequence ATGCGAGCCGATTCGGGAATCAGCAATTCACCCTGGCAGCCGGTCAAAGGCCGCTTTGAGCGGCTGAGCCGTGACATCAGCGCCGATGTCTGCGTCATCGGCGCCGGGATCGCCGGAATCAGCTGCGCCTATCAACTCCACCGCCGAGGTCGCTCGGTGGTCGTCTTGGACGACGGCGAGATCGCCGGCGGCGAGACCGGTAGGACCACCGCCCATCTGACCAGCGCCATCGACGACCGTTACGTCGAGCTCGAGCGCTTGCATGGCGTCCAGGGCGCCCGATTGGCCGCCGAAAGCCATAGCCAAGCCATCGACGCGATTGAGCATATCGTTCACGAGGAAAACATCGGCTGCGAATTCATGCGGGTCGACGGCTATCTTTTCAATCCACCCGGCGGCGATCCCAAGAGTTTACGTCAGGAATGCGAAGCGGCCCAACGCGCCGGCTTGACCGCGGTCGAGCTGGTTTCGCGGGCTCCGTGGGCCGGCTTCGATACCGGCCCGGCTTTGCGTTTCTCCAACCAGGCTCAATTCAATCCGACCAAGTATCTTCAGGGTCTGGTGGAACGTCTTTCGGCCGACGGGGTTCGTTTTTTCGTTAGAACCCACGTCAGCGACGTCAAGGGCGGCCGCCCGGCCTTGGCGGTCACCCGCGACGGCGTTACGGTTTCGGCCGGCGCGATCATCGTGGCGACCAACACTCCCTTCAACGATTGGGTCGCCGTCCACACCAAGCAGGCCGCCTACCGGACTTACGCCATCGCCGCGCCGATTCCGCCGGCCGCTTTGCCGCGGGCCCTTTATTGGGACACCGCCGACCCCTACCATTATGTCCGGCGTCAGTCTCACCCCGACAAGCCCGGGGTCGAGCTCATCCTTGTCGGCGGCGAGGACCATAAAACGGGTCAGGCCGAGGATCCCGAGGATCGTTACCGGGTTTTGGAGGAGTGGAGCCGGCGGCGCTTCCCGGAAATGGGCCCGGTCGAGTTTCGCTGGTCCGGCCAGGTGATCGAGCCGGTCGACGGCGTCGCCTTCATCGGCCCCGATCCGACCGGCGAGGAAAACGTCTACATCGTCACCGGCGATTCCGGGATGGGCATGACCCATGGGACCATCGCCGGCATTCTGCTGTCCTCGCTGATCGTGGGCCGCGCCCATCCCTGGCTCAAGCTCTACGATCCGGCCCGCAAATCGCTGCGCTCCCTGGGGCGCTTCCTGCAGGAGAACCTCAACGTCGCCCTGCAGTATACCGACTGGTTGCGCGGCGGCGAGGTCGATTCGGTCTCCGAGATTCGGCCCGGCGAAGGCGCGATCTGCCGCCGGGGCTTGAGCAAGATCGCGGTTTACCGCGATCCGGCCGGCAAATTCTTTTCCTGCTCGGCCGCCTGTCCCCATCTCGGCGCGGTGGTGAGCTGGAATTCAGCCGAGAAGACCTGGGATTGTCCGGCTCACGGATCGCGTTTCGACCCTTACGGCCGAGTCCTCAACGGTCCGGCCGAGCGAAATCTCTCGGCCGTCCATTGGGGCCCGAAGAAAGGAAGCAAAAATGAAAAGGACAATGTTGCTGGCTCTGCTGGCGAGCTTCGCCGCGAGCACGGCCTGGGCGGAAGGTTCGACCATTAA